Below is a genomic region from Ziziphus jujuba cultivar Dongzao chromosome 7, ASM3175591v1.
TGTAATGGAAAAATCAAAGGATAGCCTCACAGATCCGAGAAAAGCACCACAACAATTACAAAAAGACCCGTGCGGGTCAACAACTGCTCCCAGTACCTACCCCCACGTGTCGCTACTTCATCACACTTTCAATAGCTACAATTGCGATCGGAAAAACTGTCATACCCCGCAAAATTATATAACCCACTTCTCTTTCCTCTCCAACGGTCCTCCCTTCCCTACTACTGTGCTATGGTCTTAGCTTAgccttcttctctctctctctctctctctcttattttctcaaactaaaaaaaaataaaatttttaaaaaataaataaaagaacttttcttttcttggtctttGAATTCTCCCGCATTCTGGAATTTTTCGATCTGGGTTTAACTGAATTATGGAACTTTCGCATGGGAATGAGCTTGGTTCATCGTAGAATCCAAAGAGATGGGGGCCACAGTTTTCCTTGTCGCAGAAAAAAATTCAGATTGTAGATTGTGAATCTGGGATTGAGTGTTTGAACAGTTTTTGTGAAGTGTTTGTCGTTGTTTTTCTATCTAAAGTGGGGTTGTGTTTGAGCAAATAGCACTTGGTTGTTTTTGGGATTTTAGCATATAAGAACGATTTGAGCTTTTGTTTGTTAGCATGTTAAGCGATTTAGTTTAAATGGGTTGAGAGTTGGATGGGTCTCTAGAAGGAGAATGACTCCGGGGACTGATTTCTCGCCTCAGGTAACAAGATTGGATGGTGGGTTCTCTAAAGGCAGCGGTGTCTCTGCTATGGAAGATCACAATGCTGATTCATCCGACAATCTTAACCAAATCACTTCTGGCAAACCCCCTCGAAACCTCTCTGTTATGCGCCATTGCACCAGCTCAGCGTTTTTGGCTGAACTAGTAAGAAAATTAACGCCCCAATCTTTTTACATTTTCTcatatcatcttcttcttcctctccatTTTTGAGGATTGGGCTTAAGATTAGTCTTGCTTTGCATATGCTTTTTTCCACATACTTCAACAATTGAGGCTATATGTGTGttgccagaaaaaaaaaaaaaaaaaaaaaaaaaaaaaaaaaaagggcaatctttttatgttttgaaCTGGCCAAGGATAATAGTTAGCATAATATGATTAATATGTATAGCCTATCTGGTATTAAAACCTTATTATTTAGTAGGACATTAAGCTGAAAACCACATTGCACATTAATTGCTTCTAATTAAAAGAAGTTGGAGAGGGTCTACCTTTAGAGACTTTTAGGAATAATAGTTCCTTGCAATTATGCTAGAGATTAATCACTTAAAATCAATCTTTTCTCCTTACATAATGTCTCTTTTCCAATCACTAATTTCATAAAGTCTCTCTTTAATATGCTCTTCTACTGCATTCCCATTTTGGTTCAAATTACTTTTACGACTACACGAGATCCTCTGTCCCTAATTTTATGTACAAGGTATAATTACTTATtcctctatatttttttttttttgtgtaggaATCAGATATTGGTATTATTGGCTTAAAGTCACCAACAGATGAATCATCAGGGTTTTTACCAGCGTTCCGTTCCGGTAGCTGGTCTGAAAAAGGACCAAAACAGTACATGGAAGATGAGTATATCTGCATAGATAACCTATGTGAACATCTTGGTTCTGCTGCAGGCTTACATTCTCCAGCGGCATTTTATGGGGTGTGTAACTTGTTGTTAGGTTAgaactattattaattttcacaCCCACTGACCCATAATGAACAATGCTTGTGTATTTGTTGATAAGAGATACTCAAGGGAGTTCGTAAACTATGTGAAATTGTCCATCTTTTGTTATGACGTAATtccattaaaattaatatttttagataaGTTTATTGCTTTCCAAGCCAGAAGAGGTCTAATCTGTCAAGAACAAAGAGCTACGGTTTCTATAATATTCAACCCTGTAAGTAATCAATTTTAGATTTTGCACTGAAATTTTGTTTACTTATGAAGGTTTTCGATGGACATGGAGGTGTTGATGCAGCttcattcaccaaaaagaaCATCCTTAAATTCATCGTTGAAGATTCCCAATTTCCATCTGGTGTGAAAAAAGcagttaaaaatgcttttgtgaAGGCAGACCATGCATTTGCAGATGCGAGTTCTCTTGACAGTTCCTCTGGTACCACTGCTTTGACTGCACTTATTCTGGGAAGGTGAAGAATCTTGACTCTTTTGATCACCTTCCATCTATGagcttttaatgtttttgatcctctttaaaattgaagttggacaGCATGATATGAATTCTCTCTGCATTGTTAAGTATGTCAATAACCGTATTTTTTACTACATACTCTTTCAGGACCATGCTAATTGCTAATGCCGGCGATTCTCGAGCTGTTTTGGGAAAACGAGGAAGAGCAGTTGAGCTGTCAAGAGACCATAAACCGAACTGCACCTCCGAAAGACTGAGAATTGAGAAACTAGGCGGTGTCATTTACGATGGTTACCTCAATGGCCAACTATCAGTGGCACGAGCTCTTGGAGACTGGCATATCAAGGGCACTAAAGGTTCAAGCTGCCCTTTAAGCTCTGAGCCGGAGTTAGAGGAGATGGTGTTGACAGAAGAAGATGAATTTTTGGT
It encodes:
- the LOC107424335 gene encoding probable protein phosphatase 2C 47, which codes for MTPGTDFSPQVTRLDGGFSKGSGVSAMEDHNADSSDNLNQITSGKPPRNLSVMRHCTSSAFLAELESDIGIIGLKSPTDESSGFLPAFRSGSWSEKGPKQYMEDEYICIDNLCEHLGSAAGLHSPAAFYGVFDGHGGVDAASFTKKNILKFIVEDSQFPSGVKKAVKNAFVKADHAFADASSLDSSSGTTALTALILGRTMLIANAGDSRAVLGKRGRAVELSRDHKPNCTSERLRIEKLGGVIYDGYLNGQLSVARALGDWHIKGTKGSSCPLSSEPELEEMVLTEEDEFLVMGCDGLWDVMSSQCAITMVRKELMQHNDPEKCSKSLVKEALQRNTCDNLTVVVVCFSPDPPPKIEIPRSHKRRSISAEGLDLLKGVLNNI